One genomic segment of Salinigranum rubrum includes these proteins:
- a CDS encoding glutaredoxin family protein, with the protein MALTLYALDGCPYCEKVHDALTEADVDYETVWVEAMHSDRDEVKRVSGQRGVPVLVDDDHGVTMSESENILQYVERTLA; encoded by the coding sequence ATGGCTCTCACCCTGTATGCGCTCGACGGCTGCCCGTACTGCGAGAAAGTCCACGACGCGCTCACCGAAGCCGACGTCGACTACGAGACCGTGTGGGTCGAAGCGATGCACTCCGACCGCGACGAGGTAAAGCGCGTGAGCGGACAGCGCGGGGTTCCCGTCCTCGTCGACGACGACCACGGCGTCACGATGAGCGAGAGCGAGAACATCCTCCAGTACGTCGAACGGACGCTCGCCTGA
- a CDS encoding DUF7838 family putative zinc beta-ribbon protein: MSLEMEHHCPACGEERTFWRSASTLVHLGEKVKWRCAECNYSFVRIGDIDTSVEA; the protein is encoded by the coding sequence ATGAGCCTGGAGATGGAACACCACTGTCCGGCCTGCGGCGAGGAGCGCACGTTCTGGCGGTCGGCCAGCACGCTGGTACACCTCGGCGAGAAGGTCAAGTGGCGCTGTGCGGAGTGTAACTACAGCTTCGTCCGCATCGGCGACATCGACACGTCGGTCGAAGCCTGA
- the gcvPB gene encoding aminomethyl-transferring glycine dehydrogenase subunit GcvPB: MNYDQARFSRDDVYEPLLSEKDGREVDVDSSLPDDLTRDSVSLPSLSEPELARHYTRLSQMNYSVETGPYPLGSCTMKYNPSFIEDVAALPSGAVHPDRSGETVQGTLAVLHGLQEYLADIGGMDAVTLQPPAGAAGEFTGILVAQAYHEANDDDRSEVIIPASAHGTNFASAAMAGYEVVELPSGADGRVDLDALEAAVSEETAALMLTNPNTLGLFEREIRDIAETVHDAGGLLYYDGANLNALLGRARPGDMGFDIMHYNVHKTFATPHGGGGPGAGPVGVASDLAEFLPKPQVRKSDGGYELFDPERSIGKVHGTMGNWLVLVKAYAYISRLGDAGLRDASAKAVLNANYLASQLEYDIPYDPFHHEFAATAGDRDAADVAKRMLDYGVHPPTTKWPELVSEAMLTEPTEVENRSSLDDLAAAFNRALADDDETLANAPSRTTARRIDQVSAARNPRLSWHALEDDGGD, from the coding sequence GTGAACTACGATCAAGCGCGATTCAGCCGAGACGACGTGTACGAACCGCTGCTCTCCGAGAAGGACGGACGCGAGGTCGACGTCGACTCGTCGCTGCCGGACGACCTCACCCGCGACTCGGTGTCGCTTCCCTCCCTCTCGGAACCCGAGTTGGCCCGCCACTACACCCGGCTGTCGCAGATGAACTACAGCGTCGAGACCGGTCCCTACCCGCTGGGGTCGTGCACCATGAAGTACAACCCCTCGTTCATCGAGGACGTCGCGGCGCTTCCGTCGGGAGCGGTCCACCCCGACCGCTCGGGAGAAACCGTTCAGGGGACGCTCGCCGTTCTCCACGGGTTGCAGGAGTACCTGGCCGACATCGGCGGGATGGACGCCGTGACGCTCCAGCCACCCGCGGGCGCCGCGGGCGAGTTCACCGGCATCCTCGTCGCGCAGGCGTACCACGAGGCGAACGACGACGACCGCTCCGAAGTGATCATCCCCGCCTCGGCGCACGGCACGAACTTCGCGTCGGCCGCGATGGCCGGGTACGAGGTGGTCGAACTCCCCTCGGGGGCGGACGGCCGCGTCGACCTCGACGCGCTGGAGGCGGCGGTGTCGGAGGAGACGGCGGCGCTCATGCTGACCAATCCGAACACCCTGGGGCTGTTCGAGCGCGAGATACGCGACATCGCGGAGACGGTCCACGACGCCGGCGGTCTGCTCTACTACGACGGCGCCAACCTCAACGCGCTGCTCGGTCGGGCCCGCCCCGGCGACATGGGCTTCGACATCATGCACTACAACGTCCACAAGACGTTCGCCACGCCCCACGGCGGGGGTGGCCCCGGTGCCGGGCCGGTGGGTGTGGCTTCGGACCTCGCGGAGTTCCTCCCGAAGCCGCAGGTCCGGAAGTCGGACGGCGGCTACGAACTGTTCGACCCCGAGCGCTCCATCGGCAAGGTCCACGGCACGATGGGCAACTGGCTCGTCCTCGTGAAGGCGTACGCGTACATCTCGCGGCTGGGCGACGCGGGCCTCAGAGACGCCTCGGCGAAGGCGGTGCTGAACGCCAACTACCTCGCCTCCCAGTTGGAGTACGACATCCCGTACGACCCGTTCCACCACGAGTTCGCGGCGACGGCGGGGGACAGAGACGCCGCGGACGTGGCGAAACGGATGCTCGACTACGGGGTCCATCCGCCGACGACGAAGTGGCCCGAACTCGTTTCGGAGGCGATGCTCACCGAACCGACCGAGGTGGAGAACCGCTCGTCGTTGGACGACCTCGCCGCGGCGTTCAACCGCGCGCTCGCGGACGACGACGAGACGCTCGCGAACGCGCCGTCGCGGACCACCGCCCGGCGCATCGACCAGGTGAGCGCCGCGCGGAACCCGCGGCTGTCGTGGCACGCGCTCGAAGACGACGGCGGGGACTGA
- the gcvPA gene encoding aminomethyl-transferring glycine dehydrogenase subunit GcvPA, which yields MLDAVGVDAEDELFDIPDDVAFDGEFGISSKSEAQVRTEVEATLSRNHDLVEFLGRGHYDHYVPSLVSDLSRRSEFLTSYTQYQPEITQGFLQVLFEYQSFVVELTGLPVANCSMYDAATALAEAARLAGRVRQASGSTVIVPDHLHEGKAGVLDNYVEGAGLSVETYPMDDGAVDVDALSELVDDDTVMVYAESPTVHGVVEPSLGSIGSLAADNDALFCLGSDLLALALLEEPASVGADVVVGAADVLGLSTSYGMGLGLFATREEFLRQVPGRLVGASEDAAGKRAFTLTLQTREQHIRKERATSNICTNQAWVALRTAMHVASLGADGMVDLAEQCVTNARDLAAKLDEVVGVRAPVYDRHHFREFVAHTDQPAEAVASELESEGFAVHVVGEHRIQVCITETNAGHAEALVTAFEEAA from the coding sequence ATGCTCGATGCGGTCGGTGTCGACGCGGAGGACGAACTGTTCGACATCCCCGACGACGTCGCGTTCGACGGCGAGTTCGGAATCAGTTCGAAATCCGAAGCTCAGGTGCGAACCGAGGTCGAGGCGACGCTCTCGCGCAACCACGACCTCGTCGAGTTTCTGGGTCGGGGTCACTACGACCACTACGTCCCGTCCCTGGTTTCGGACCTCTCTCGCCGGTCGGAGTTTCTCACCTCCTACACGCAGTACCAGCCCGAGATCACCCAGGGCTTCCTGCAGGTCCTGTTCGAGTACCAGTCGTTCGTCGTCGAGTTGACCGGACTGCCGGTCGCGAACTGTTCGATGTACGACGCCGCGACTGCCCTGGCAGAGGCCGCGCGCCTCGCCGGTCGCGTCCGGCAAGCGAGCGGGTCGACCGTCATCGTCCCCGACCACCTCCACGAGGGGAAGGCGGGCGTCCTCGACAACTACGTCGAGGGGGCCGGCCTCTCGGTCGAGACGTACCCGATGGACGACGGTGCTGTCGACGTCGACGCACTCTCCGAACTCGTCGACGACGACACCGTCATGGTGTACGCGGAGTCGCCGACGGTCCACGGGGTCGTCGAGCCCTCGCTCGGTTCGATTGGGAGCCTCGCCGCCGACAACGACGCGCTGTTCTGTCTCGGCTCCGACCTGCTCGCGCTGGCACTCCTCGAAGAGCCTGCGAGCGTGGGAGCCGACGTCGTCGTCGGCGCGGCCGACGTTCTCGGACTCTCGACGAGCTACGGCATGGGACTCGGCCTCTTCGCCACCCGCGAGGAGTTCCTCCGGCAGGTCCCGGGGAGGCTGGTCGGGGCCAGTGAGGACGCCGCCGGGAAGAGAGCGTTCACCCTCACGCTCCAGACGCGCGAGCAGCACATCCGCAAGGAGCGCGCCACGTCGAACATCTGCACGAACCAGGCGTGGGTCGCCCTCCGGACCGCGATGCACGTCGCCTCGCTGGGTGCGGACGGGATGGTCGACCTCGCCGAACAGTGCGTGACGAACGCCCGGGACCTCGCCGCGAAACTCGACGAAGTCGTCGGCGTTCGGGCGCCCGTCTACGACCGTCACCACTTCCGCGAGTTCGTCGCTCACACCGATCAGCCCGCGGAGGCCGTGGCTTCGGAACTCGAATCAGAGGGATTCGCCGTCCACGTCGTCGGCGAACACCGGATTCAGGTGTGTATCACGGAGACGAACGCGGGACACGCCGAGGCCCTGGTCACGGCGTTCGAGGAGGCAGCGTGA
- the gcvT gene encoding glycine cleavage system aminomethyltransferase GcvT: MALRKPPLRDVHAGRDAKFTEFGGWDMPVEFDSIRAEHTAVRERAGIFDVSHMSEIEVTGPDATALMQRLTSNDVTVLDEGDSQYSTITTAEGTIIDDTVVYRLPSDEGGDAAYLFVPNAGHDQQMYDRWTDHRDEWGLDADVTNVTEEWAMFAVQGPDSPALVTEVLGSTPGLAPFEAREADLAGASCLLARTGYTGEAGFEVLCPWAEAETVWDAFVDDDACPPCGLGARDTLRIEMGFLLSGQDFHPEEEPHNPYEAGIGFTVKLDTEFVGRDALERVHAEGVDEKFVGIELVDRGIARHGYELTDEAGESLGHVTSGTMSPTLSKAIALGYLPADHAAPGTRVDVVVRGDRKRAKVVSLPFIDR; the protein is encoded by the coding sequence ATGGCCCTTCGGAAGCCGCCACTGCGGGACGTTCACGCCGGGCGGGACGCGAAGTTCACCGAGTTCGGCGGGTGGGACATGCCCGTGGAGTTCGACTCCATTCGAGCGGAGCACACCGCCGTTCGCGAACGGGCCGGCATCTTCGACGTCTCGCACATGAGCGAGATCGAGGTCACCGGACCGGACGCGACCGCGTTGATGCAGCGGCTCACGTCGAACGACGTGACCGTCCTCGACGAGGGCGACTCCCAGTACTCGACGATCACGACCGCCGAAGGGACCATCATCGACGACACCGTCGTCTACCGACTCCCGTCGGACGAGGGCGGTGACGCCGCCTACCTCTTCGTCCCGAACGCGGGCCACGACCAGCAGATGTACGACCGCTGGACCGACCACCGCGACGAGTGGGGACTCGACGCCGACGTGACGAACGTCACCGAGGAGTGGGCGATGTTCGCCGTTCAGGGCCCCGATTCGCCCGCCCTCGTCACCGAGGTGCTCGGCTCGACACCCGGACTGGCCCCGTTCGAGGCCCGGGAAGCCGACCTCGCCGGGGCGTCGTGTCTGCTCGCGCGGACGGGCTACACCGGCGAGGCCGGATTCGAGGTGCTCTGTCCGTGGGCGGAGGCCGAGACGGTGTGGGACGCGTTCGTCGACGACGACGCCTGTCCGCCGTGCGGACTCGGCGCGCGCGACACGCTCCGCATCGAGATGGGCTTTCTGCTCTCGGGGCAGGACTTCCACCCCGAAGAAGAGCCACACAACCCCTACGAGGCCGGCATCGGCTTCACGGTCAAACTCGACACCGAGTTCGTCGGCCGCGACGCGCTCGAACGCGTCCACGCCGAGGGTGTCGACGAGAAGTTCGTCGGCATCGAACTCGTCGACCGCGGCATCGCCCGCCACGGGTACGAACTCACCGACGAAGCCGGCGAGTCGCTCGGCCACGTCACCAGCGGCACCATGAGCCCGACGCTCTCGAAGGCCATCGCCCTCGGCTACCTCCCCGCCGACCACGCCGCCCCCGGCACGCGGGTCGACGTCGTCGTCCGCGGGGACCGAAAGCGGGCGAAGGTCGTCTCGCTGCCCTTCATCGACCGCTAA
- a CDS encoding NYN domain-containing protein — translation MDLLQRLFAAEHTAEPRVALFVDGPNVLRDEFDVDLDDVRAAARAYGRLATTRLYVDEHATPGLIQAAEARGFNVVVTSGDVDVKLAVDLTRQVVESRADVVAIVSRDTDFKPALEVANEYGLRTVAIAPGTHGRSDALPNAATESVTLGE, via the coding sequence ATGGACCTCCTCCAGCGGCTGTTCGCCGCCGAGCACACCGCGGAGCCGCGGGTCGCGCTGTTCGTCGACGGTCCGAACGTCCTCCGCGACGAGTTCGACGTCGACCTCGACGACGTTCGCGCGGCCGCCCGCGCGTACGGACGTCTCGCGACGACGCGGCTCTACGTGGACGAACACGCGACCCCGGGACTCATCCAGGCGGCCGAGGCACGGGGGTTCAACGTCGTCGTCACCAGTGGGGACGTCGACGTCAAACTCGCCGTCGACCTCACGCGACAGGTCGTCGAGTCGCGGGCGGACGTCGTCGCCATCGTCTCCCGCGACACGGACTTCAAGCCGGCGCTCGAAGTGGCGAACGAGTACGGCCTCCGGACGGTCGCCATCGCGCCGGGAACCCACGGACGCTCCGACGCGCTCCCCAACGCCGCGACGGAGAGCGTCACCCTCGGCGAGTGA
- a CDS encoding TatD family hydrolase yields the protein MDLGTPVLDNHLHLDPEHGRGIDAVEDFARLGGTHLLVVNKPSWHLGCEAETGEDFRTVFETTLGVVAQASEVLDGRAWPVLGVHPGLVSRLVDERGFEPAEARDLMCDGLDVAVEYVREDRALALKSGRPHYDVSDAVWEASNDVLRHALSLGADADCAVQLHTESTEDLTDVAGWADERGLPPKKVVKHYAGPRLDGVTPSVMSEPDWLREAAEEGKPFLMETDFVDDPDRPGAVLGPKTVPRRVRTLLDEGYDEAVRRAHVETPRSVYGIDTRATLSK from the coding sequence ATGGACCTCGGGACGCCGGTGCTGGACAACCACCTCCATCTCGACCCGGAGCACGGACGGGGAATCGATGCCGTCGAGGACTTCGCTCGCCTCGGCGGGACGCACTTACTCGTCGTCAACAAGCCCTCGTGGCATCTCGGATGCGAGGCGGAGACCGGCGAGGACTTCCGGACCGTGTTCGAGACGACTCTCGGCGTCGTAGCGCAAGCGAGCGAGGTGCTCGACGGGCGGGCCTGGCCCGTCCTCGGCGTCCACCCGGGCCTCGTCTCGCGGCTGGTCGACGAGCGGGGGTTCGAACCGGCCGAAGCCCGTGACCTCATGTGCGACGGCCTCGACGTCGCCGTCGAGTACGTTCGGGAGGACCGGGCGCTCGCGCTGAAGTCCGGCCGTCCCCACTACGACGTCTCCGACGCGGTGTGGGAGGCCTCGAACGACGTGCTCCGGCACGCGCTCTCGCTCGGCGCCGACGCCGACTGTGCGGTCCAGCTCCACACCGAGTCGACCGAGGACCTGACCGACGTGGCCGGGTGGGCCGACGAGCGCGGGCTCCCTCCAAAGAAGGTAGTCAAACACTACGCCGGGCCGCGACTCGACGGCGTCACGCCGAGCGTGATGAGCGAACCCGACTGGCTGCGGGAGGCCGCAGAGGAGGGGAAGCCGTTCCTCATGGAGACGGACTTCGTCGACGACCCCGACCGGCCGGGCGCGGTCCTGGGACCGAAGACCGTCCCGCGGCGGGTTCGGACGCTCCTCGACGAGGGCTACGACGAGGCGGTCCGCCGCGCGCACGTGGAGACGCCGCGCTCGGTGTACGGAATCGACACCCGCGCGACGCTCTCGAAGTGA
- a CDS encoding DUF2150 family protein: protein MTEVEETYYTDERWQNWLSRVDEEDLDPESEESARLLFNMQDDAAIAVAKVLSAYKDGTLDQETALEELREIGEIVLSEVQFESEEKLMLVDGVQMSLRCVFAAGEEYVAGGPAPEGTIPEHVEAAVAAEDEEDLDTAFAHVVQAGTLVIEDNGELDVTVLEDIEYGLVSDWVSGLDSLQSALADPEVIEEDGEE, encoded by the coding sequence ATGACCGAGGTTGAGGAGACCTACTACACCGACGAACGGTGGCAGAACTGGCTATCGCGGGTCGACGAGGAGGATCTGGACCCCGAGAGCGAGGAGTCCGCGCGACTCCTGTTCAACATGCAGGACGACGCGGCAATCGCCGTCGCGAAGGTCCTCTCCGCGTACAAGGACGGGACCCTCGACCAGGAGACGGCGCTCGAAGAGCTCCGCGAGATCGGCGAGATCGTTCTCTCGGAGGTTCAGTTCGAGAGCGAGGAGAAGCTCATGCTCGTCGACGGCGTCCAGATGAGCCTCCGCTGCGTCTTCGCCGCGGGCGAGGAGTACGTCGCCGGCGGTCCCGCCCCCGAGGGCACCATCCCCGAACACGTCGAGGCGGCCGTCGCCGCCGAAGACGAAGAGGACCTCGACACCGCCTTCGCGCACGTCGTTCAGGCGGGCACGCTCGTCATCGAGGACAACGGCGAACTCGACGTGACCGTGCTGGAGGACATCGAGTACGGACTCGTGTCGGACTGGGTCTCCGGACTGGATTCGCTGCAGTCGGCGCTCGCCGACCCGGAAGTCATCGAAGAGGACGGCGAGGAGTAG
- a CDS encoding Ig-like domain-containing protein, whose protein sequence is MIGDDRGQSIQVGAVLLFGILIIGLAFAQTVVVPAENEGVEFNGYVETTEDLVTLRNDVLAAGVQGGPRAQSVQTGVRYPSRAVLINPGPSVGSLRTTSPENVTVSGVEAVSGEPANVRGVWDTSPSARGPQNFSTRSVRFTPAYNNIDVPPVELSAEGAYRLTDNGPLSLTSRTFVTGNRITLVTVEGDFRSSALTTSVAATPASVATRSVTLTGTGSEFSVTVPVPGNGTTEAAEMWNDSTAAQSLRDNPNVLGTEVNGSRVDVTFDGSRTYELRLARVIVHDRGDSGVDADTEPQYLVPLDANGTEVPTTGSKRLSVEVRDRYNNPVEGVDVAFSASSGTVTSGSTVTTDSAGHASVAFDIDDTANTAEVTAAIDGRGVSPYNSTTIEVVRQGTGGEGGSINPAGGNDLALRSADLADAGGSPTDKQSEVESVRVAFENFDTSNPKNITKVKLSFYSVDAQSGSRDPSPNSATFDPVGSGPTLTLDTGGDFESSSLVFSPGQTRDVVMRFYENQNGGGSTFEPQRGDFYVLNVFIDVDGDGVGDTSATYFIAPR, encoded by the coding sequence ATGATCGGCGACGACCGCGGCCAGTCGATACAGGTCGGTGCAGTTCTACTGTTCGGAATTCTCATCATCGGCCTCGCGTTCGCCCAGACGGTCGTCGTCCCCGCCGAGAACGAGGGCGTGGAGTTCAACGGCTACGTCGAGACCACGGAGGACCTCGTCACCCTTCGGAACGACGTGCTCGCGGCCGGCGTCCAGGGCGGTCCGCGGGCGCAGTCCGTTCAGACCGGGGTCCGGTACCCCTCACGGGCGGTACTGATCAACCCCGGTCCGTCGGTCGGCTCCCTGCGGACGACGTCGCCCGAGAACGTCACCGTCTCGGGCGTCGAGGCCGTCTCCGGCGAACCGGCGAACGTCCGTGGGGTCTGGGACACCTCCCCGTCCGCCCGCGGCCCGCAGAACTTCAGCACGCGGTCGGTGCGGTTCACGCCCGCGTACAACAACATCGACGTCCCTCCCGTCGAACTGTCGGCCGAGGGGGCGTACCGACTCACCGACAACGGCCCGCTCTCTCTCACCAGCCGGACGTTCGTCACCGGCAACCGAATCACCCTCGTGACCGTCGAGGGGGACTTTCGGAGTTCGGCGCTGACGACGTCGGTGGCGGCGACGCCCGCGAGCGTGGCGACGCGCTCGGTGACGCTCACCGGCACGGGGAGCGAGTTCAGCGTCACCGTTCCGGTCCCCGGGAACGGGACGACCGAGGCCGCGGAGATGTGGAACGACTCGACCGCCGCGCAGTCGCTTCGGGACAACCCGAACGTCCTCGGGACCGAGGTCAACGGCTCGCGCGTCGACGTCACGTTCGACGGCTCTCGGACGTACGAACTTCGACTTGCACGCGTGATCGTCCACGACCGCGGCGACTCCGGCGTCGACGCCGACACCGAACCGCAGTACCTCGTTCCGCTGGACGCCAACGGGACCGAGGTGCCGACCACCGGCTCGAAGCGGCTCTCGGTCGAGGTCCGCGACCGCTACAACAACCCCGTCGAGGGGGTCGACGTCGCGTTCAGCGCCTCCAGCGGCACCGTCACGAGCGGGTCCACCGTGACGACCGACTCCGCCGGCCACGCGAGCGTCGCGTTCGACATCGACGACACGGCCAACACCGCCGAGGTAACCGCCGCCATCGACGGCCGGGGCGTCTCCCCGTACAACTCGACGACGATCGAAGTCGTCCGTCAGGGCACCGGCGGCGAGGGCGGCAGTATCAACCCGGCGGGCGGGAACGACCTCGCGCTGCGGTCGGCAGACCTGGCTGATGCGGGCGGCAGCCCGACGGACAAACAGAGCGAGGTCGAATCCGTCCGGGTCGCGTTCGAGAACTTCGATACGAGCAACCCGAAGAACATCACCAAGGTCAAACTCAGCTTCTACAGCGTCGACGCACAGAGCGGGAGCCGAGACCCGAGCCCGAACAGCGCGACGTTCGACCCGGTCGGGTCGGGCCCCACGCTGACGCTCGACACCGGCGGTGACTTCGAGAGTTCCAGTCTGGTCTTTTCCCCGGGACAGACCCGGGATGTGGTCATGCGGTTCTACGAGAACCAGAACGGTGGCGGCTCGACGTTCGAGCCACAGCGAGGTGACTTCTACGTTCTCAACGTCTTCATCGACGTCGACGGGGACGGAGTGGGCGACACGTCGGCGACGTACTTCATCGCCCCGCGGTAG
- a CDS encoding type IV pilin N-terminal domain-containing protein translates to MNDARGNRGQAEEVGVVLLTAIVVLGVGMFGAFYLGTLDPGDGANADIHVVAVNDTTDAAAETTLTVTHAGGEPIDDGKVFLQRRDASYALPDPFEEGVAWSTSFAGAPVGSRLHVLVVENDTNSVVFDSRVTVRDATTATAAPDYVPPTGDGGDGGDGGDGGDGGDGGDGGDGGDGGDGGDGGGGGVRDPGFAYLDYNDNRLYDSGTLDTRVDLADNDNGDVTYTAPADPLKPTLVVPDSVSGGELRARNGKVRVEADSVDLDVSLTSTTGTVEVVSRERAIYVGSDDTLYGRNGRVSVDSADDVLADGATFRSDTSDISLAGDAVSLDAATFDAPNGPVTIDAEGDVDASDAEVFSGTGTVTITGGTVDLSAATVTANNNAITVDASGDLNADGATIESGTSAVYVAGEAVRLAGATVTSGNRDVTVEANGAVEAAGSTVFRSSTALSVTGASVDLSGATLESTNRGLTLTATGGDIDIRDAELVTASRWQDAVADVTGGGTVLLDGFTLEGDKRLDVRPDDAYEPQDGYGNRVE, encoded by the coding sequence ATGAACGACGCGCGAGGGAACCGAGGCCAGGCCGAAGAGGTCGGCGTGGTGCTCCTGACCGCCATCGTCGTCCTCGGCGTCGGCATGTTCGGCGCGTTCTACCTCGGCACCCTCGACCCGGGTGACGGAGCGAACGCGGACATCCACGTGGTGGCGGTCAACGACACCACCGACGCGGCCGCCGAGACGACGCTGACGGTGACACACGCCGGCGGCGAACCGATCGACGACGGCAAGGTCTTCCTCCAGAGACGTGACGCGTCGTACGCCTTGCCCGACCCCTTCGAGGAAGGGGTGGCGTGGAGCACGTCGTTCGCGGGCGCGCCCGTCGGGAGTCGACTGCACGTCCTCGTCGTCGAGAACGACACCAACTCCGTGGTGTTCGACAGTCGCGTGACCGTCCGAGACGCGACGACGGCCACGGCGGCGCCGGACTACGTTCCGCCGACAGGCGATGGCGGAGACGGTGGTGACGGCGGAGACGGTGGCGACGGCGGAGACGGCGGAGACGGAGGCGACGGCGGAGACGGAGGCGACGGCGGAGATGGTGGAGGTGGTGGGGTCCGCGACCCCGGCTTCGCCTACCTCGACTACAACGACAACCGCCTCTACGACAGCGGGACGCTGGACACGAGAGTCGACCTCGCCGACAACGACAACGGCGACGTCACCTACACCGCGCCGGCGGACCCGCTGAAGCCCACGCTCGTCGTTCCCGACAGCGTCAGCGGGGGTGAACTCCGAGCCCGAAACGGGAAGGTACGGGTGGAGGCCGACAGCGTCGACCTCGACGTGAGCCTGACGTCGACGACGGGCACGGTCGAGGTCGTCTCCCGGGAGCGAGCGATCTACGTCGGCTCGGACGACACGCTCTACGGGAGGAACGGCCGGGTGTCGGTCGACTCCGCCGACGACGTCCTCGCGGACGGCGCGACGTTCCGGTCGGACACGAGCGACATTTCGCTCGCGGGCGACGCCGTGTCGCTCGACGCCGCGACGTTCGACGCGCCGAACGGTCCCGTCACTATCGACGCGGAGGGGGACGTCGACGCGAGCGACGCGGAGGTCTTCTCCGGCACCGGGACCGTCACCATCACCGGCGGCACCGTCGACCTCTCGGCCGCGACCGTGACGGCGAACAACAACGCGATAACGGTCGATGCGAGCGGGGACCTGAACGCCGACGGCGCGACCATCGAGTCGGGGACCAGCGCGGTGTACGTCGCCGGGGAGGCCGTGAGGTTAGCCGGGGCGACGGTGACCTCGGGCAACAGGGACGTGACGGTCGAGGCGAACGGTGCCGTCGAAGCCGCCGGGAGCACGGTGTTTCGGTCGTCGACCGCGCTCTCGGTGACCGGGGCGTCCGTCGACCTGAGCGGGGCGACGCTCGAGAGCACGAACCGGGGACTCACGCTCACGGCGACCGGCGGCGACATCGACATCCGGGACGCCGAACTCGTCACGGCCTCTCGGTGGCAGGACGCGGTCGCCGACGTCACCGGCGGGGGAACCGTCCTCCTCGACGGGTTCACGCTCGAAGGGGACAAACGGCTCGACGTCCGCCCGGACGACGCCTACGAGCCACAGGACGGGTACGGGAACCGGGTGGAGTGA